In a single window of the Tetrapisispora phaffii CBS 4417 chromosome 11, complete genome genome:
- the MPC54 gene encoding Mpc54p (similar to Saccharomyces cerevisiae MPC54 (YOR177C); ancestral locus Anc_6.69) encodes MGALPENNMEQFMEYLKEYADNSDENDDERDKYKVQLINEYCDNERLQTVQFGKEEVKMFDSREDISNKNIQPFKTNSNRGALKPIIKAVEKISMDNNVNEELEVKECLAACFSLCSVDEEKFTDLSISKKLRRLYISIGSAFKVKELFFYWVRMRIENELQKQISDQELQIKLLKQNLTDITDSEKTRTLELLNFQNKYNKTILEKTELEDKVKMLDVSVDTLKKELLGTEDTISDLENFKEQCIIKKLEVAELDTEVKRLNNKNMEWRKKSNEYKLDLSRRDAEVKEAQMKQQELLIKFEHLKKYMIILTIIFRMISLDILS; translated from the coding sequence ATGGGTGCTTTACCTGAGAACAATATGGAGCAGTTTATGGAATATCTTAAAGAATATGCAGATAATTCCGATGAGAATGATGATGAGCgtgataaatataaagttCAACTTATCAATGAGTACTGTGACAATGAGCGTCTTCAAACTGTGCAATTTGGAAAAGAAGAGGTCAAAATGTTTGATTCAAGAGAGGATATtagtaataaaaatatacagCCTTTCAAAACAAATAGTAATAGAGGGGCTTTAAAACCTATAATTAAAGCTGTAGAAAAGATATCTATGGATAATAATGTAAACGAAGAGCTAGAAGTCAAGGAATGCCTAGCTGCATGTTTTAGTCTGTGTTCtgttgatgaagaaaaatttactGATCTTAGCATTTCTAAGAAATTGCGTCGTCTGTATATATCCATTGGATCTGCTTTCAAGGTAAAggaattatttttctattGGGTCAGAATgagaattgaaaatgagTTACAGAAACAAATATCTGATCAAGaattacaaataaaattactaaaacaaaatttaacTGATATAACAGATAGTGAAAAGACACGGACCCTAGAGTTAttaaatttccaaaataaatataacaaaacGATATTAGAGAAAACAGAATTGGAGGATAAAGTTAAAATGCTTGATGTGTCAGTTGAtactttaaaaaaagaactGTTGGGAACAGAAGATACAATAAGTGatcttgaaaattttaaagaacAGTGCATAATTAAGAAATTAGAAGTGGCAGAATTAGATACAGAAGTAAAAcgtttaaataataaaaatatggaATGGAGAAAAAAATCTAACGAATATAAATTGGATTTGAGCAGGAGAGATGCTGAAGTAAAGGAAGCTCAAATGAAACAGCAAGAACTGttgattaaatttgaacacttaaaaaaatatatgataatCTTGACAATAATATTCAGAATGATAAGTTTAGATATTTTGAGTTAA
- the BOP2 gene encoding Bop2p (similar to Saccharomyces cerevisiae YLR267W; ancestral locus Anc_6.59), giving the protein MKTGKFPPEVFKLILNQLDNISVYSVLDYINILKENVDSLLLSLILDKLCFIALTMDKDSQSNFKKWKSLSPILKHSSIIYMSDAENDKVIIYKESIKKIIFIVDENTIIPSTFDLKKRIDFKNVNMGRIDFDILLCSYSNIELANKNSIMENAVTFLQQLPEWLLGRFSNHLMIEFENDGNEVDAGSDLFGILSENTSSYYDPSNYIHFRQITFLNLKKLFIRYTTIDTYIFNILSSSSRNHYNTAHLNTPTPQSIFKNYLTYLNVNCPVLQNITFRESIVPNANQDQTPINISKYIEKCNFIDLTINTIEKFKNNDVNLRFLFQLHSLKNWELPSIESFTGHRFKFETVTKGKADTYSASASLNENLSLLKELILKETRDASPYFRLNLIPEGVKHTKIINWAPLEHESNIGKFSYSKSPILFLNCSSLEHLQLKPLIKENARLIIIQGLYLPRLNELTFYELKDPTSKEVMKINEYNLKESISVSFSSWNDISEITRISVSNDSVVIRPYHFVFNIDNLKTKLPKLSLSNSFESYIDERQKFIVV; this is encoded by the coding sequence ATGAAGACTGGTAAATTCCCGCCAGAAGTCTTCAAactaattttaaatcaattagaTAATATCTCAGTGTATTCTGTTTTGgattatatcaatattttaaaagaaaatgtcGACAGTTTGTTGCTTTCTTTGATTTTGGATAAATTATGTTTTATTGCCTTGACGATGGATAAAGATTCtcaatcaaattttaagaaatgGAAAAGTTTGTCTCCTATACTTAAACATTCGagtattatttatatgaGTGATGCCGAAAATGACAAGGTAATAATCTACAAGGAATccattaaaaaaattatttttattgtaGATGAAAACACCATAATACCCTCTACATTTGACTTAAAGAAACgtattgattttaaaaatgtgAATATGGGCCGGATTGACTTTGATATTCTGTTATGTTCTTACTCCAACATAGAATTAGCTAATAAAAACTCGATAATGGAGAATGCTGTCACATTTCTTCAACAACTTCCAGAATGGTTATTAGGTAGGTTTAGTAATCATTTAAtgattgaatttgaaaatgacGGAAACGAAGTCGATGCAGGATCAGACTTATTTGGCATACTTTCTGAAAATACATCATCTTATTATGACCCCTCTAACTATATCCATTTTAGACAAATAacttttctaaatttaaagaaattgttTATAAGATATACTACTATTGATACctatattttcaatattctttCATCAAGTTCGAGGAATCATTATAACACAGCACATCTGAATACACCTACTCCACaaagtatatttaaaaattatttgacGTACTTAAACGTAAACTGCCCAGTTCTACAGAATATCACATTTAGAGAATCAATTGTACCTAATGCCAATCAGGATCAGACACcaatcaatatttcaaaatatatagaGAAATGCAACTTCATTGATTTGACAATTAACACcatagaaaaatttaagaaCAATGACGTAAATTTGAGATTTTTGTTTCAACTCCACTCGTTAAAGAACTGGGAATTACCTTCAATAGAAAGCTTTACTGGTCATCGCTTCAAATTTGAGACAGTCACGAAAGGGAAAGCTGACACTTACTCTGCATCAGCTTCGTTAAATGAAAACCTTTCTctattaaaagaattgattttaaaagagACAAGAGATGCCAGTCCATATTTTAGACTTAATTTGATACCAGAAGGTGTAAAacatacaaaaataattaattggGCCCCATTAGAACATGAATCGAATATTGGTAAATTTAGTTATTCAAAAAGTCCAATTTTATTCTTGAATTGTTCATCTTTGGAGCATTTACAACTCAAGCCATTAATCAAGGAAAATGCAAgattgataataatacaagGATTGTACTTACCAAGATTAAATGAGTTGACTTTTTATGAACTAAAAGATCCAACTAGCAAAGAGGTTATGAAAATTAATGAGtataatttgaaagaaaGTATCtctgtttctttttcttcgTGGAATGATATTAGTGAGATTACCAGAATAAGTGTTTCAAATGACAGTGTCGTAATAAGACCATATCATTTTGTGtttaatattgataatttgaaaacGAAGTTACCGAAACTATCTCTATCCAATAGTTTTGAAAGTTACATTGATGAAAGACAGAAGTTTATAGTTGTGTAA
- the ACB1 gene encoding long-chain fatty acid transporter ACB1 (similar to Saccharomyces cerevisiae ACB1 (YGR037C); ancestral locus Anc_4.181) has product MVSQLFEDKAKEVNELKTKPNQDEMLKLYGLYKQATVGDNTNASRPSMFNMKDRYKWDAWEALKGKSQEDAESEYIALVDQLVVKYGK; this is encoded by the coding sequence ATGGTTTCACAATTATTCGAAGATAAAGCTAAAGAAGTCAACGAATTAAAGACTAAGCCAAACCAAGATGAGATGTTGAAGTTATACGGTCTTTACAAGCAAGCTACGGTCGGAGACAACACTAATGCCAGTAGACCCTCCATGTTTAACATGAAGGATCGTTACAAATGGGATGCTTGGGAAGCTTTGAAGGGAAAGTCTCAAGAAGATGCCGAATCAGAATACATCGCTTTAGTTGATCAATTGGTTGTCAAATACGGCAAATAA
- the MCM5 gene encoding MCM DNA helicase complex subunit MCM5 (similar to Saccharomyces cerevisiae CDC46 (YLR274W); ancestral locus Anc_6.71) translates to MSFDRPEIFSAPVLQGSSPNDDDNTEVIKSFKNFILEFRFDSHFLYRDQLRNALLVKNYSLTVDIEHLISYNEDLYKKLSNEPTDVIPLFERAITDVAKRIAILNRSTADVNPDIGAATDVADIKFPNFQLILNSKANQTLLRDLDSQHVSKIVRLSGIIISASVLSSRATYLSLMCRNCRHTTSIKINNFNTINSSSNVSLPHSCLSSLNTEDDPSGTTPKNCGPDPYIIIHENSQFIDQQFLKLQEVPESVPVGEMPRNILMTCDRYLTNRVVPGTRVTAVGIYSIYQSKKNARSAGGNSGSAVAIRNPYIKVLGIQTDIATAASINGSAMSMFSEEEEEEFLQLSRRPDIYELFTNSIAPSIYGNIDIKRAIVCLLMGGSKKLLPDGMRLRGDINVLLLGDPGTAKSQLLKFVEKVSPIAVYTSGKGSSAAGLTASVQRDPATREFYLEGGAMVLADGGVVCIDEFDKMRDEDRVAIHEAMEQQTISVAKAGITTVLNSRTSVLAAANPIYGRYDDLKSPGENIDFQTTILSRFDMIFIVKDDHNEERDISIANHVINIHTGRAAQNDQDSENSKNELPMEKMKRYITYCRLKCAPRLTPEASDRLSSHFVEIRKQLLINELESTERSSIPITIRQLEAIIRITESLAKLELSPVAEVRHVEESIRLFQASTMDAASQDPIGGLNQGNSGIFTEIRRIEQELKRRLPIGWSTSYTTLKREFVDSNKYSQAALDKALYVLEKHDTIQLRYQGQNIYRNGV, encoded by the coding sequence atgtcATTTGATAGACCTGAAATATTCAGTGCACCAGTTTTACAAGGCTCATCTCCTAATGATGATGACAATACTGAAGttattaaatcattcaaaaatttcataTTAGAGTTTAGATTTGATTCACATTTTCTATACAGAGATCAATTGAGAAATGCTCTATTAGTTAAAAACTATTCATTGACTGTAGATATCGAACATCTAATTAGTTACAATGAAGAtttatacaaaaaattatcaaatgaaCCAACCGATGTTATTCCATTATTCGAAAGAGCCATTACTGATGTCGCAAAAAGAATTGCGATTTTGAATAGATCTACCGCTGATGTAAATCCAGACATTGGTGCTGCAACTGATGTTGCTGATATTAAATTCCCGAATTTCCAActaattttgaattctaAAGCAAATCAAACACTTCTGAGAGATTTGGATTCACAACACGTTTCTAAAATCGTGCGTTTATCTGGTATTATCATTTCTGCATCTGTTTTATCCTCTCGTGCAACATACCTATCTTTAATGTGCCGTAATTGTAGACATACTACatcaataaaaatcaacaattttaataCTATCAATTCAAGTAGTAATGTTTCACTACCACACTCATGTTTGTCCTCTTTGAATACTGAAGATGATCCAAGTGGCACTACACCAAAAAATTGTGGTCCAGATCcgtatattattattcatgaAAATTCTCAATTTATTGatcaacaatttttaaagttaCAAGAGGTACCAGAATCAGTTCCTGTAGGTGAAATGCCAcgtaatattttaatgactTGTGATCGTTATTTAACAAATAGAGTTGTACCAGGTACTCGTGTTACCGCAGTTGGTATTTACTCAATTTATCAATCTAAAAAAAACGCTAGAAGTGCTGGTGGTAACAGTGGGTCGGCGGTCGCAATCAGAAATCCGTACATAAAAGTTCTAGGTATCCAAACAGACATAGCAACAGCTGCAAGTATAAATGGAAGTGCCATGTCAATGTTttcagaagaagaagaagaagaatttttaCAGTTAAGTAGAAGACCAGATATTTATGAGTTATTTACAAATTCCATTGCTCCATCTATCTATGGTAATATCGATATTAAACGTGCTATCGTTTGTTTGCTTATGGGGGGTTCTAAGAAGCTTCTTCCTGATGGTATGAGACTAAGAGGTGATATAAATGTCTTACTTTTAGGTGATCCCGGTACCGCTAAATctcaattattaaaatttgtgGAGAAAGTTTCACCTATTGCTGTGTATACATCAGGTAAAGGTTCATCTGCTGCAGGTTTAACCGCATCTGTTCAAAGAGATCCTGCTACCCGTGAATTTTATCTAGAAGGTGGTGCTATGGTCTTAGCAGATGGTGGTGTGGTCTGTATTGATGAATTCGATAAAATGAGAGATGAAGATCGTGTTGCTATTCACGAAGCCATGGAACAACAAACAATTTCTGTTGCCAAAGCTGGTATTACCACGGTTTTAAATTCCAGAACCAGTGTCTTAGCCGCTGCTAATCCAATTTATGGTCGTtatgatgatttaaaatCTCCAggtgaaaatattgatttccAAACTACCATCTTGTCTCGTTTTGATAtgatttttattgttaagGATGATCATAACGAAGAACGTGATATTTCAATCGCTAACCATGTTATTAACATCCATACAGGTCGTGCAGCTCAAAATGACCAAGACTCAGAAAACTCAAAAAATGAACTACCGATGGAAAAGATGAAACGTTATATCACATACTGTAGACTGAAATGTGCACCAAGACTTACTCCTGAAGCTTCTGATAGACTATCCTCGCACTTCGTTGAAATCAGAAAACAACTGTTAATCAACGAATTGGAATCTACAGAAAGATCGTCCATTCCTATTACTATCCGTCAATTAGAAGCCATTATTCGTATCACCGAGTCTCTGGCTAAATTGGAATTATCACCAGTTGCTGAAGTCAGACATGTCGAAGAGTCTATTAGATTGTTTCAAGCTTCTACAATGGATGCTGCTTCTCAAGATCCAATTGGTGGGTTAAACCAAGGTAACTCTGGTATCTTTACTGAAATTCGACGTATTGAGCAAGAACTTAAGAGAAGATTACCAATCGGCTGGTCCACTTCTTACACAACATTAAAGAGAGAATTTGTagattcaaataaatactCACAAGCTGCATTAGATAAAGCCTTATATGTGCTTGAGAAACACGATACAATCCAATTAAGGTATCAAGGTCAAAACATTTACAGAAATGGTGTTTAG
- the HEM15 gene encoding ferrochelatase HEM15 (similar to Saccharomyces cerevisiae HEM15 (YOR176W); ancestral locus Anc_6.67) yields MMQYQNIWKKSLLTTQNRFFSNSVSRLGTNGKRKATGVVFMNMGGPATLHEVHDFLYQLFADYDLIPISKKYQPTIAKYIAKFRTPKIVKQYSEIGGGSPIRKYTEYQAKEVCKILDKTNPETAPHKPYVAFRYAKPLTDETYQKMLKDGITKAVAFTQYPQFSYSTTGSSLNELWRQIKKFDPERKISWSTIDRWPTNEHLVNAFAENIKRKLEEFPEDIRSEVILLFSAHSLPMDVVNTGDAYPAEVASTVYNVMEKLKFSNPYRLTWQSQVGPKPWLGAQTLAISNFLSPQSKGLLFIPIAFTSDHIETLHEVDLGIIGESEHRAKLKRCDSLNDSPTFIKAAADVVSDHLKSNQLYSKQLPLDFTLGKSNDPIVDLSEVFGDHSKN; encoded by the coding sequence ATGATGCAATATCAGAATATTTGGAAAAAGTCTCTCTTGACTACACAAAACCGGTTTTTCTCTAATTCTGTCTCAAGATTGGGGACCAATGGTAAAAGAAAGGCTACTGGTGTCGTATTCATGAATATGGGTGGTCCAGCCACACTCCATGAAGTACATGATTTCTTATACCAACTATTTGCAGACTATGATCTAATTCCGATTAGCAAGAAATATCAGCCAACGATTGCCAAATACATTGCCAAATTCCGTACTCCAAAGATTGTAAAACAATATTCCGAAATTGGTGGTGGATCTCCAATTCGTAAATATACTGAATATCAAGCTAAAGAAGTTTGTAAAATCTTAGATAAAACCAACCCAGAAACTGCTCCTCACAAACCATACGTTGCTTTTCGTTATGCTAAACCATTAACTGATGAGACTTACcaaaaaatgttaaagGATGGTATAACTAAAGCTGTAGCATTTACACAATATCCACAATTTTCCTACTCCACAACAGGTTCATCGTTAAATGAACTATGGAGACAGATCAAGAAGTTTGATCCAGAAAGAAAGATCAGTTGGTCTACTATCGACCGTTGGCCTACAAACGAGCACTTGGTCAATGCATTTgctgaaaatattaaacgAAAGCTTGAAGAATTTCCAGAAGATATAAGAAGTGAAgttattttgttattttcaGCACATTCATTACCAATGGACGTAGTGAATACTGGTGATGCTTATCCTGCTGAAGTTGCCAGTACTGTATATAACGTTATGGAAAAACTGAAATTTAGCAATCCTTATAGATTAACTTGGCAATCACAAGTGGGTCCAAAACCATGGTTAGGAGCACAAACCCTAGctatttctaattttttgtCTCCTCAGTCTAAGGGCTTGTTATTTATTCCAATCGCATTCACTTCTGATCATATAGAAACCTTGCATGAAGTGGATTTAGGAATCATCGGTGAGTCTGAACACAGAgcaaaattgaaaagatgTGACTCTCTTAACGATAGTCCAACATTCATCAAAGCAGCTGCTGATGTTGTGAGTGATCATTTAAAGAGTAATCAATTATATTCTAAGCAATTACCATTAGATTTCACCTTGGGTAAATCCAATGACCCAATTGTTGATCTTTCTGAAGTTTTTGGGGATCATAGCAAGAACTAA
- the TPHA0K01190 gene encoding uncharacterized protein (similar to Saccharomyces cerevisiae ORM1 (YGR038W) and ORM2 (YLR350W); ancestral locus Anc_4.182), whose protein sequence is MSQNLRRKRSTSLNNSSLEDGLKPFPSYKNSSSVETENIDNISQCKESLEPVTSATVDSEPVKDHRRRRSSSIISHVEPETFEEENDQQLLPNMNATWVDQKGAWVIHIVIIALLKLFYNFLPIITDEWSWTLTNMTYVIGSYVMFHLIKGTPFEFNGGAYDNLTMWEQLNDETLYTPSRKFLFIVPISLFLVSTHYGHFSLNFFVGNFILTIFVGIVPKLPLTHRLRISIPGITGRAQIG, encoded by the coding sequence ATGAGCCAGAAtttaagaagaaaaagatcTACTAGTTTGAATAATAGTTCATTAGAAGATGGTTTGAAGCCATTCCCATCTTATAAGAACAGTAGCTCTGTGGAAActgaaaatattgataacaTCAGTCAATGTAAAGAGAGTTTAGAACCAGTCACTAGTGCCACTGTGGATTCGGAACCTGTTAAAGATCATAGACGGAGGAGATCTTCAAGTATAATATCACACGTCGAGCCAGAGACTTTTGAAGAGGAAAATGACCAACAGTTGCTTCCAAATATGAATGCTACTTGGGTTGATCAAAAAGGAGCTTGGGTCATTCATATTGTTATAATTGCattattgaaacttttctACAATTTCCTACCAATAATTACAGACGAATGGTCATGGACTCTGACTAATATGACTTATGTCATTGGATCCTATGTCATGTTCCATTTGATTAAAGGTACCCCATTCGAATTCAATGGCGGTGCTTATGATAATTTGACAATGTGGGAACAGTTGAATGATGAAACTTTATATACTCCTTCAAGAAAGTTTCTATTTATTGTGCCAATATCGTTATTTTTAGTTAGCACTCATTATGGTCATTTTAGTTTGAATTTCTTCGTTGgaaattttatattgaCTATATTTGTTGGTATCGTTCCAAAATTACCATTGACACATAGATTGAGAATTTCTATCCCTGGTATCACAGGTCGTGCACAAATTGGttaa
- the TPHA0K01170 gene encoding uncharacterized protein (similar to Saccharomyces cerevisiae DCS1 (YLR270W) and DCS2 (YOR173W); ancestral locus Anc_6.63) has protein sequence MTAGERNIKELLEEFKFEKILNSNPQNKMISVLGSISKESDAIVVIEKSHFLPDTQSEDIKSLTGAIEQLFNNDCYFTGVTVATEHQISQKLQQLKVNLIYPATTTHIQKQLQQKFHMITETPTMYENIVKPYIDDMYKQGRLKWVHNILYEGAEAERIVYQNNDMMVLPDMKWDGENMDTFYLVALIKRLDIKSLRDLNQSHIPYLKQILCDIKTNIPKLYNNQINADELRIFIHYQPSYYHFHIHIVNILHLGLGNGLVAGKAWLLEDILDQLENMAPSKDGFKDRTLTYALGENHELWSKFK, from the coding sequence ATGACTGCTGGAGagagaaatattaaagaactGTTAGAAGAGTTCAAGTTTGAAAAAATCTTGAATTCTAATCCTCAGAATAAGATGATTTCAGTGCTAGGATCAATTTCGAAAGAAAGTGATGctattgttgttattgaGAAATCTCATTTTCTTCCAGATACCCAATCTGAGGATATCAAGTCATTAACTGGCGCTATAGAGCAATTGTTTAACAACGATTGCTACTTTACTGGTGTCACGGTAGCTACTGAGCATCAAATATCTCAAAAATTACAGCAGCTAAAAGtgaatttaatataccCAGCTACCACAACAcatattcaaaaacaattaCAACAGAAGTTTCATATGATAACCGAAACACCTACAATGTACGAAAATATTGTCAAGCCGTATATAGATGATATGTATAAACAAGGTAGATTAAAATGGGTACATAACATTCTATATGAAGGTGCCGAAGCTGAGAGAATTGTGtatcaaaataatgatatgaTGGTTCTTCCAGATATGAAATGGGATGGCGAAAATATGGACACTTTCTACTTAGTGGCTTTAATAAAAAGACTTGATATCAAATCATTACGGGATTTGAATCAATCTCATATTCCATATTTAAAGCAAATATTATGTGATATCAAGACAAACATCCCAAAACTATACAACAACCAGATCAATGCAGATGAATTGCgtatatttattcattatcaaCCTTCATACTACCATTTCCACATTCACATCGTAAATATATTGCATTTAGGATTAGGAAACGGCTTGGTAGCAGGAAAGGCTTGGTTATTAGAAGATATTTTAGAccaattagaaaatatggCACCTTCAAAAGACGGCTTCAAAGATAGAACGCTCACATATGCATTGGGTGAAAACCATGAATTATGGtctaaatttaaataa